In a genomic window of Myxococcus guangdongensis:
- a CDS encoding MOSC domain-containing protein: MRERRRLAGAVSAPVAPPRRAWTLDSPARACFVAKPMQTQTPRILSLHIGLPRELGTPGAADPMERPWTSGIHKEPVTGPVWLTFTGLTGDGQADLRVHGGPEKAVLAYAASHHAFWREQLGREEVGPGAFGENWVVSGGAEESVCIGDVLKVGTALVQVSQPRQPCWKPARRWRHKELALLIQRTGRTGWYFRVLQEGEVRAGDALELVERPHPRFTVTFANQAMHEHRPEDAAALAACPLLTPKWRESLHRRARGNRGDDAPRLTGPNVDG; encoded by the coding sequence ATGAGGGAGCGGAGACGACTCGCTGGAGCCGTCTCCGCTCCCGTCGCGCCTCCGAGGCGGGCCTGGACGCTGGACAGCCCCGCTCGCGCCTGCTTTGTCGCGAAGCCGATGCAGACCCAGACGCCCCGCATCCTCTCGCTCCACATCGGCCTGCCCCGCGAGCTCGGCACGCCCGGCGCCGCCGACCCGATGGAGCGGCCGTGGACCAGCGGCATCCACAAGGAGCCCGTGACAGGGCCCGTGTGGCTGACCTTCACGGGGCTCACGGGTGACGGACAGGCGGACCTGCGCGTGCACGGAGGCCCCGAGAAGGCCGTGCTCGCCTACGCCGCTTCACACCATGCCTTCTGGCGCGAGCAGCTCGGCCGCGAGGAGGTGGGCCCGGGCGCCTTCGGTGAGAACTGGGTCGTCTCCGGTGGCGCGGAGGAGAGCGTCTGCATCGGCGACGTGCTGAAGGTCGGCACCGCCCTGGTGCAGGTGTCGCAGCCGAGGCAACCCTGTTGGAAGCCCGCGCGGCGCTGGCGCCACAAGGAGCTGGCGCTGCTGATTCAGCGCACCGGACGCACCGGCTGGTACTTCCGCGTCCTCCAGGAGGGCGAGGTGCGCGCGGGGGATGCGCTGGAGCTCGTGGAGCGCCCCCATCCCCGCTTCACCGTCACCTTCGCCAACCAGGCCATGCACGAGCACCGGCCGGAGGACGCCGCGGCGCTGGCGGCGTGTCCCCTGCTCACCCCCAAGTGGCGCGAATCCCTGCACCGCCGCGCGCGGGGGAATCGAGGGGACGACGCCCCTCGCCTCACGGGGCCCAACGTCGACGGCTGA
- a CDS encoding Erp protein, with protein MAGTLALGTACSATEAPVMVAQADPSTTTSEPATGGSGTTTPSPTTTDPMTQDPTQSTPGTVPSTPDTNPGSTTTMPGDTTAPGSTSTAPGSMPTFDGDAGMGGSGPTTVPDTTDDNASGTFTPPAGGSVLDGGTN; from the coding sequence ATGGCGGGGACCCTGGCGCTGGGCACGGCTTGCAGCGCGACGGAAGCGCCGGTGATGGTGGCCCAGGCGGACCCCAGCACCACGACGAGTGAGCCCGCGACGGGTGGCTCGGGCACGACGACACCGAGCCCCACGACGACGGACCCGATGACGCAGGACCCGACGCAGTCGACGCCGGGCACGGTGCCGAGCACGCCGGACACGAACCCGGGCAGCACCACGACGATGCCGGGTGACACCACGGCCCCGGGCAGCACGTCCACGGCGCCGGGCAGCATGCCCACGTTCGACGGCGACGCGGGCATGGGCGGCTCGGGCCCGACCACGGTCCCCGACACCACGGACGACAACGCGTCCGGCACGTTCACGCCGCCCGCGGGTGGCTCGGTGCTGGACGGCGGCACGAACTGA
- a CDS encoding efflux RND transporter permease subunit has protein sequence MQRVERGLGALAARSHRRPVLALGLAVVLAAVGGVLALNLRLNANLVDLLPRSFESVQALGELESRFGALGWVAVVGEGGDAESLRRFADDLAPQLEKLPGIRFVEKERTGAFFRDRALYFLSEEDLKEVHRRLAARLAWERQRANPLYVPLVDEPEPSLDFSDLEAKYGGAAGQKLSGAKDDYYLDAKAGRVVVLAKPETTSADLGYSRRIVDEVRGLIDAQDLSRYGPGFKVDITGTFQKKLDQQQQIIRDIAVSSAVATALMLLYLLFHFRSPVAVGLVLAPVGAGLAWTYGLVALVYGQVNLLTGFLGAILGGLGVEHGIHLVGRYLQLRTHGESSEQATRESFTHTGGAALVSALVAALTFFVLGTSQLRAFREFGVIAGIGMVVLVAAYVLVLPALLGLTARFDWRPRHARVAPRESAMGRVLVRHRGVITLVSAALLLGLFSQVPRVRFDYNFGTLEDQDLPSFVLDRQVNDIIGYSQTPVVVLTRDEQEEHAMASALAQRQRERGEDSTIDFVASLSSLVPRDQPRKQTVLRDIHALLENVPEERLSAEQRAQVVELRRQTEAQPFTLSDLPASVRQQFTGREGTTGGFVLVYPAVNQSDGQAVRALAREIRSVTPPEGGHVSAAGESMVMADILDMVTHEAPLILGGTTLAVLLAMWMTLGGLRMAVLCLLPTVVSLLALIGLMPVVGLEFNYLNILIIPVLIGTTVDAGVHLLTRLASPGSDFVAVYSETGRAIAGGLLTSAMGFGALFLARHPGLNSVGALASLGFATNLLVMLVAFPALLLVLTARGHRKRRARLDSEVKERAAAGGTGPEHATP, from the coding sequence ATGCAGCGCGTGGAGCGGGGCCTCGGTGCCCTGGCCGCGCGCAGCCACCGGCGGCCGGTGCTCGCGCTGGGCCTGGCGGTGGTGCTCGCGGCGGTGGGAGGAGTGCTCGCGCTCAACCTCCGCCTCAACGCCAATCTGGTGGACCTGCTTCCCCGCTCCTTCGAGAGCGTGCAGGCCCTGGGAGAGCTCGAGTCCCGCTTCGGCGCGCTCGGCTGGGTGGCGGTGGTGGGCGAGGGAGGCGACGCCGAGTCGCTGCGCCGCTTCGCCGATGACCTGGCGCCCCAGTTGGAGAAGCTGCCGGGCATCCGCTTCGTGGAGAAGGAGCGCACGGGCGCCTTCTTCCGGGACCGGGCGCTCTACTTCCTGTCGGAAGAGGACCTGAAGGAGGTCCACCGTCGGCTCGCCGCGCGGCTGGCGTGGGAGCGGCAGCGGGCCAACCCGCTCTACGTGCCGCTGGTGGACGAGCCGGAGCCGTCGCTCGACTTCTCCGACCTGGAGGCGAAGTACGGCGGCGCGGCGGGACAGAAGCTGTCGGGAGCGAAAGACGACTACTACCTGGACGCCAAGGCCGGGCGCGTCGTCGTGCTGGCCAAGCCGGAGACGACGTCCGCGGACCTGGGCTACTCGCGGCGAATCGTGGACGAGGTGCGCGGGCTCATCGACGCGCAGGACCTGTCCAGGTACGGCCCCGGCTTCAAGGTCGACATCACCGGCACCTTCCAGAAGAAGCTGGACCAGCAGCAGCAGATCATCCGCGACATCGCCGTGTCGTCCGCCGTGGCCACGGCGCTGATGCTGCTCTACCTGCTCTTCCACTTCCGCAGCCCCGTGGCGGTGGGGCTGGTGCTGGCGCCGGTGGGCGCGGGGCTCGCGTGGACGTACGGCCTGGTCGCGCTCGTCTACGGACAGGTGAACCTCCTGACGGGCTTCCTGGGCGCCATCCTCGGGGGCCTGGGCGTGGAGCACGGCATCCACCTGGTGGGCCGCTATCTCCAGCTGCGCACCCACGGGGAGAGCTCCGAGCAGGCCACGCGCGAGTCCTTCACACACACGGGCGGCGCGGCGCTGGTGTCCGCGCTGGTGGCGGCGCTCACCTTCTTCGTGCTGGGCACGTCCCAGCTGCGCGCGTTCCGGGAGTTCGGCGTCATCGCCGGCATCGGCATGGTGGTGCTCGTCGCCGCCTACGTGCTGGTGCTGCCGGCGCTGCTGGGCCTCACCGCGCGCTTCGACTGGCGCCCCCGGCACGCGCGCGTCGCGCCGCGCGAGTCCGCGATGGGCCGGGTGCTGGTGCGCCACCGCGGGGTCATCACCCTCGTCTCCGCGGCGCTGCTGCTGGGGCTCTTCTCCCAGGTGCCTCGGGTGCGCTTCGACTACAACTTCGGGACGCTCGAGGACCAGGACCTGCCGTCGTTCGTCCTGGACCGACAGGTCAACGACATCATCGGCTACTCGCAGACGCCCGTGGTGGTGCTCACACGGGACGAGCAGGAGGAACACGCGATGGCGTCCGCGCTCGCCCAGCGTCAGCGGGAGCGGGGCGAGGACTCCACCATCGACTTCGTGGCCTCGCTGTCCTCGCTGGTGCCGCGGGACCAGCCGAGGAAACAGACGGTGCTGCGCGACATCCACGCGCTGCTGGAGAACGTCCCGGAGGAGCGGCTCTCCGCCGAGCAGCGCGCGCAGGTGGTGGAGCTGCGCCGGCAGACGGAGGCGCAGCCCTTCACGCTCTCGGACCTGCCGGCGAGCGTGCGCCAGCAGTTCACCGGACGCGAGGGGACGACGGGCGGCTTCGTGTTGGTGTACCCGGCGGTGAACCAGTCGGACGGCCAGGCCGTGCGAGCGCTGGCGCGCGAGATTCGAAGCGTCACGCCCCCCGAGGGTGGGCACGTGTCCGCGGCGGGCGAGTCCATGGTGATGGCGGACATCCTGGACATGGTGACCCACGAGGCGCCGCTCATCCTCGGGGGCACGACCTTGGCGGTGCTGCTCGCCATGTGGATGACCCTGGGCGGGCTGCGCATGGCGGTGCTGTGCCTGTTGCCCACCGTGGTGTCATTGCTGGCATTGATTGGGCTGATGCCGGTGGTGGGGTTGGAGTTCAACTATCTGAACATCCTCATCATCCCGGTGCTCATCGGGACCACGGTGGACGCGGGCGTGCATCTGCTGACACGGCTGGCGTCGCCGGGCAGTGACTTCGTGGCGGTGTACTCGGAGACGGGGCGTGCGATTGCGGGAGGCCTGCTGACGAGCGCCATGGGGTTCGGCGCGCTCTTCCTGGCCAGGCATCCAGGCCTGAACTCGGTGGGGGCACTGGCCAGTCTGGGATTCGCCACCAATCTACTGGTCATGCTGGTGGCGTTCCCCGCGCTGCTGTTGGTCCTGACGGCGCGGGGGCACCGCAAGCGGCGAGCGCGGTTGGACTCGGAGGTGAAGGAACGGGCGGCGGCGGGGGGCACGGGGCCCGAGCACGCGACGCCTTGA
- a CDS encoding efflux RND transporter permease subunit: MGEKRWSERFEGAMGQLAARSHRRPMHAVVVAVVLTLLGVWFARNLTLSADFVGLLPKSFPSVQDIEKMRKRFGGQGNVVVVGMGAEPETLKRFVDDMAPKLAELSEIRYVNFQRPSEFFNQHALYYVDLEDLKTIQGRIDARISWEKEQANPLFVRLDEEPAPSVDFSDIEQKYTGRANQRLSGQGDLYYLDTTERMVVLMAKPKGSAADLDYSKKVVTQVEDFLAKQDLSKYGPGFKTAVTGTFKKKIDQQRVIVGDLARASTLAMVMLVVYLVFHFRSALSVVLTMVPVMAGLGWTYGFVGLAYGQVNLLTGFLAAVLGGLGVEHGIHLLGRYGTLRSEGMTSEAAVQESFRHTGFSALIAALVAALTFLSLALSEFRAFREFGIIAAVGMLVSIFAYVLILPALLGMASRFGWTPRTQEEGSGPMALLGRWLPRSYRGVAVVIGVGVLVLISQAYRISFNYDSRTLEDYKQASAVLDQKVNNILGYSQTPVVVLTDSQDMEREVVRQLEARKTARGKESTIDFVGALEDLVPRQQSEKQTVLEAIRARLEKLDPERLPEDTRVALARALNMSKAKPFTQAELPASVRHQFESLDGSTGGVVLVYAGGGVSLSDGEGTRRFSKEVRGLQMPDGSQVSAAGEALILADILDMVSREGPRILAAAVLSVLAAMWLTLGKLRTALICMVPTLLSVAGLVGLMALLDLQFNYLNIMVLPVLVGTTVDAGVHLVQRLGEPGADFISVYAETGRAITGGLLTSAIGFVALVLAKHPGLNSIGDLANLGFGLNLVIVLLGFPSLLLLVERWRRKHSATAEEPAPGA, encoded by the coding sequence ATGGGTGAGAAGCGTTGGTCGGAGCGGTTCGAGGGGGCGATGGGCCAACTCGCCGCGCGAAGCCATCGGCGTCCGATGCATGCGGTGGTGGTGGCGGTGGTGCTGACGCTCCTGGGGGTTTGGTTCGCCAGGAACCTGACCCTCAGCGCGGACTTCGTGGGCCTGCTGCCCAAGTCGTTCCCGAGCGTCCAGGACATCGAGAAGATGCGCAAGCGCTTCGGTGGCCAGGGCAACGTGGTGGTGGTGGGGATGGGGGCCGAGCCGGAGACGCTCAAGCGCTTCGTGGACGACATGGCGCCGAAGCTCGCGGAGCTGTCGGAGATTCGCTACGTCAACTTCCAGCGCCCCAGCGAGTTCTTCAACCAGCATGCGCTGTATTACGTCGACCTGGAGGACCTGAAGACGATTCAGGGCCGCATCGACGCGCGCATCTCCTGGGAGAAGGAGCAGGCCAACCCGCTCTTCGTCCGGCTGGACGAGGAGCCCGCGCCGTCGGTGGACTTCTCCGACATCGAGCAGAAGTACACGGGCCGCGCCAACCAGCGCCTGTCTGGCCAGGGTGACTTGTACTACCTGGATACGACGGAGCGGATGGTGGTGTTGATGGCGAAGCCGAAGGGCAGCGCCGCGGACCTGGACTATTCGAAGAAGGTCGTCACCCAGGTGGAGGACTTCCTGGCGAAGCAGGACCTGTCCAAGTACGGGCCGGGCTTCAAGACGGCGGTGACGGGGACCTTCAAGAAGAAGATCGACCAGCAGCGCGTCATCGTGGGCGACCTGGCCCGGGCGTCCACGCTGGCGATGGTGATGCTGGTGGTCTACCTGGTGTTCCACTTCCGCAGCGCGCTGTCGGTGGTGCTCACCATGGTGCCGGTGATGGCGGGCCTGGGGTGGACGTACGGCTTCGTGGGGCTGGCGTACGGGCAGGTCAATCTGCTGACGGGCTTTTTGGCGGCGGTGCTCGGTGGCCTGGGCGTGGAGCACGGCATCCATCTGTTGGGGAGATACGGGACGTTGCGCTCGGAGGGGATGACCTCCGAGGCGGCGGTGCAGGAGTCCTTCCGGCACACGGGCTTCTCCGCGCTCATCGCGGCGCTGGTGGCGGCGCTGACGTTCCTGAGCCTGGCGCTGTCGGAGTTCAGGGCGTTCCGCGAGTTCGGCATCATCGCGGCGGTGGGCATGCTGGTGAGCATCTTCGCGTACGTGCTCATCCTGCCGGCGCTGTTGGGGATGGCGTCGCGCTTCGGGTGGACGCCGCGCACGCAGGAGGAGGGCTCGGGGCCCATGGCGCTGTTGGGGCGCTGGCTGCCGCGCTCCTACCGCGGGGTGGCGGTGGTGATTGGGGTGGGCGTGCTGGTGCTCATCTCGCAGGCGTACCGCATCTCGTTCAACTACGACTCGCGCACGTTGGAGGACTACAAGCAGGCGTCGGCGGTGCTGGACCAGAAGGTGAACAACATCCTGGGCTACTCGCAGACGCCGGTGGTGGTGCTGACGGATTCGCAGGACATGGAGCGCGAGGTGGTGCGGCAGCTCGAGGCGCGCAAGACGGCCCGGGGCAAGGAGTCCACCATCGACTTCGTGGGCGCGCTGGAGGACCTGGTGCCCCGGCAGCAGTCGGAGAAGCAGACGGTGCTGGAGGCCATCCGGGCGCGGCTGGAGAAGTTGGATCCGGAGCGGCTGCCGGAGGACACGCGGGTGGCGTTGGCGCGGGCGTTGAACATGTCGAAGGCGAAGCCCTTCACGCAGGCGGAGCTGCCGGCGAGCGTGCGTCACCAGTTCGAGAGCCTGGATGGGAGCACGGGCGGCGTGGTGCTGGTGTACGCGGGTGGCGGGGTGAGCCTATCGGACGGCGAGGGGACGCGGCGCTTCTCCAAGGAGGTGCGCGGGCTGCAGATGCCGGACGGCAGTCAGGTGTCGGCGGCGGGTGAGGCGCTCATCCTGGCGGACATCCTGGACATGGTGTCGCGCGAGGGTCCGCGCATCCTGGCGGCGGCGGTGTTGAGCGTGCTGGCGGCGATGTGGCTGACGTTGGGGAAGCTGCGCACGGCGCTCATCTGCATGGTGCCGACGTTGTTGTCGGTGGCGGGGCTGGTGGGGTTGATGGCGCTGTTGGATTTGCAGTTCAACTACCTGAACATCATGGTGCTGCCGGTGCTGGTGGGGACCACGGTGGACGCGGGCGTGCACCTGGTGCAGCGGTTGGGTGAGCCGGGGGCGGACTTCATCTCCGTGTACGCGGAGACGGGGCGGGCGATTACGGGCGGCCTGCTGACGAGCGCGATTGGCTTCGTGGCGTTGGTGTTGGCGAAGCACCCGGGGTTGAACTCGATTGGCGACCTGGCGAATCTGGGGTTCGGGTTGAACCTCGTCATCGTGCTGTTGGGCTTCCCGTCGCTGTTGCTGCTGGTGGAGCGCTGGCGGCGCAAGCACAGCGCGACGGCGGAGGAGCCGGCGCCGGGGGCGTAG
- a CDS encoding cytochrome P450, producing MLELFTDDVRRNPFPLYAELRERSPLLHEPRADLWILFDYDSVKRALQDHEVFSSVVTTVTGRTPDWLLFSDPPRHTKLRGIIMRAFTPRSIANLEPHVRELSRGLLAPLVGRGELDVVAEYSSQLPTMVIAEMIGIPVEDRGRFLEWGDIIQKLSHTISEGEEAERARAENAAMRDEMRGYLSVILEERRRAPRDDLLTRLVEAEVDGERLNEKEILGFFQLLLAAGTETTTDLIDNALLCLLEHPDQLERLRRQPELMGSAIEEVLRFRSPAQSMYRSTKRAVELNGRVIPAGKFVLPMMGSANRDPRHFDEPERFDIGREPNPHLAFGHGIHFCLGAALSRMEARVALTDLLEALGDFRLASDTPWEPRQALHIHGPKRLPLRFEPGTRR from the coding sequence ATGCTGGAGCTCTTCACCGATGACGTGCGTCGGAATCCCTTTCCGCTGTATGCGGAGCTGCGTGAGCGCTCGCCGCTGTTGCACGAGCCACGGGCGGACCTGTGGATTCTGTTCGACTACGACAGTGTGAAGCGGGCGCTGCAGGACCATGAGGTGTTCAGCTCCGTCGTGACGACGGTGACGGGGAGGACGCCGGACTGGCTGTTGTTCTCGGACCCACCCCGCCACACGAAGCTGCGCGGCATCATCATGAGGGCGTTCACGCCGCGCTCCATCGCGAACCTGGAGCCACACGTGCGGGAGCTGTCGCGTGGGTTGCTCGCGCCGCTGGTGGGGCGCGGGGAGCTGGACGTGGTGGCGGAGTATTCGAGTCAGCTGCCGACGATGGTCATCGCGGAGATGATTGGGATTCCGGTGGAGGACCGGGGGCGGTTCCTCGAGTGGGGGGACATCATCCAGAAGCTCAGCCACACCATCTCCGAGGGCGAGGAGGCGGAGCGGGCGCGAGCGGAGAACGCGGCGATGCGCGACGAGATGCGGGGGTATCTCTCGGTCATCCTGGAGGAGCGACGGAGGGCGCCGAGGGATGACCTGCTGACGCGGCTGGTGGAGGCGGAGGTGGATGGGGAGCGGTTGAATGAGAAGGAGATCCTCGGCTTCTTCCAGTTGCTGTTGGCGGCGGGGACGGAGACGACGACGGACCTCATCGACAACGCGCTGCTGTGCCTCCTCGAGCACCCGGACCAGTTGGAGCGACTGAGGAGACAGCCGGAGCTGATGGGCTCGGCCATCGAGGAGGTGCTGCGATTCCGGTCGCCGGCGCAGTCGATGTATCGGTCGACGAAGCGGGCGGTGGAGTTGAACGGGCGGGTGATTCCTGCGGGGAAGTTCGTGTTGCCGATGATGGGCTCTGCGAACCGGGACCCGCGACACTTCGATGAGCCGGAGCGGTTCGACATCGGGAGGGAGCCGAATCCGCACCTCGCCTTTGGACACGGCATCCACTTCTGCCTGGGGGCGGCACTGTCACGGATGGAGGCAAGGGTGGCGCTCACGGATCTGCTGGAGGCGCTGGGCGACTTCAGGCTCGCGAGCGACACCCCGTGGGAGCCGCGTCAGGCGCTCCACATCCACGGCCCCAAACGCCTGCCACTGCGCTTCGAGCCTGGCACGCGGCGCTGA
- a CDS encoding protein-tyrosine phosphatase family protein: MSVSLLRDVHHVPGVRGWVRKQVLRSVARCVEWSTKLPGRGLNVSQVNEWLHVGGAVSPSRYAELKARGITAVIDLRAERVDDAKALAALGIELLNLPVTDRYPPSVEQLVQGVEWALPRLEKGGHVYAHCEHGVGRGPLMGLAVMVAKGWEAPAAYRALRKARWQCTLNDRQLGGLADFVTAWAARRSGRAA, encoded by the coding sequence GTGAGCGTGTCGTTGTTGCGGGACGTGCACCACGTGCCGGGGGTTCGCGGCTGGGTGCGCAAGCAGGTGCTGCGCTCGGTGGCGCGCTGCGTGGAGTGGAGCACGAAGCTGCCGGGGCGTGGCCTCAACGTGTCGCAGGTGAACGAGTGGCTGCACGTGGGTGGCGCGGTGTCGCCGTCGCGGTACGCGGAGCTCAAGGCGCGCGGAATCACGGCGGTGATTGATTTGCGCGCCGAGCGCGTGGACGACGCGAAGGCGCTGGCGGCGCTGGGCATCGAGCTGCTCAACCTGCCGGTGACGGACCGGTATCCGCCGTCGGTGGAGCAGCTGGTGCAGGGTGTGGAGTGGGCGCTGCCCCGGTTGGAGAAGGGCGGGCACGTGTACGCGCACTGCGAGCACGGCGTGGGGCGTGGGCCGTTGATGGGCCTGGCGGTGATGGTGGCGAAGGGCTGGGAGGCGCCGGCCGCGTACCGCGCGCTGAGGAAGGCCCGGTGGCAGTGCACGTTGAATGACCGGCAGCTCGGCGGCCTCGCGGACTTCGTCACCGCGTGGGCGGCCCGTCGGTCCGGGCGCGCGGCGTAG
- a CDS encoding GtrA family protein — translation MLENLVDWLTGNLSPSARIWTALAPAILACVYFLGGLLIFCIRVAFKGVPRDEETVKRGNAGFVGYFLRHYFFWVIQPLWAVILRSGLPANALSMLSGLLGISSGVAVAAGRFALGGWLFLAAGILDVMDGRIARTRKEANPAGAALDSVLDRYVDSAMLMGLAWYYRDTWVLLPALGALLGSSLVPYVRAKGEGLGVNVRDGAMQRLERVLFLGAGTALSPILEAVFWPEEKHPMHWMAVVGLVFVAIMSNLTAISRFRNLVKALAPKRQEARSEKAIVGLNAAAGAIATVADFAVVLALVEWMGLLPAWATVLGALLGAVVNYSINRVLTFRSTAAVGRQMMRYAVVSGTSALLNAGGVALLTLHPQLAYTLGWWLVRGVVYFAWNLPLQRDYVFNDTNSSDALMEQRPHAA, via the coding sequence GTGCTTGAGAACCTGGTCGACTGGTTGACCGGAAACCTGTCTCCGTCGGCGCGCATCTGGACCGCGCTCGCGCCCGCCATCCTCGCCTGTGTGTACTTCCTGGGAGGGTTGCTCATCTTCTGTATCCGCGTCGCCTTCAAGGGCGTGCCGCGCGACGAGGAGACGGTCAAGCGAGGCAACGCGGGCTTCGTGGGCTACTTCCTGCGCCACTACTTCTTCTGGGTCATCCAGCCGTTGTGGGCGGTGATTCTGCGCTCGGGCCTTCCGGCCAACGCGCTGTCCATGCTGTCGGGCCTGCTCGGCATCTCCTCCGGCGTGGCGGTGGCGGCGGGGCGCTTCGCGCTCGGCGGCTGGCTGTTCTTGGCCGCGGGCATCCTGGATGTGATGGACGGGCGAATCGCCCGCACACGCAAGGAGGCCAACCCCGCGGGCGCGGCGCTGGACTCGGTGCTGGACCGGTACGTGGACTCGGCGATGTTGATGGGCCTGGCTTGGTACTACCGGGACACGTGGGTGCTCTTGCCGGCGCTGGGCGCGCTCTTGGGCTCGTCGCTGGTGCCGTACGTGCGCGCCAAGGGCGAGGGCCTGGGCGTCAACGTGCGCGACGGCGCGATGCAGCGGCTGGAGCGCGTGCTCTTCCTGGGCGCGGGCACGGCGCTGTCGCCGATTCTCGAGGCGGTGTTCTGGCCCGAGGAGAAGCACCCCATGCACTGGATGGCGGTGGTGGGCCTCGTCTTCGTCGCCATCATGAGCAACCTGACGGCCATCTCCCGGTTCCGGAACCTGGTGAAGGCGCTGGCGCCGAAGCGTCAGGAGGCGCGCTCGGAGAAGGCGATTGTGGGCCTCAACGCGGCGGCGGGCGCCATCGCGACGGTGGCGGACTTCGCGGTGGTGCTGGCGCTGGTGGAGTGGATGGGCCTGCTCCCCGCGTGGGCCACGGTGCTGGGCGCGCTGCTGGGCGCGGTGGTGAACTACTCCATCAACCGGGTGCTCACCTTCCGCAGCACGGCGGCGGTGGGCCGGCAGATGATGCGCTACGCGGTGGTGAGCGGCACCAGCGCGCTGCTCAACGCGGGCGGCGTGGCGCTGCTCACGTTGCATCCGCAGCTGGCCTACACGCTGGGCTGGTGGCTGGTGCGCGGCGTGGTGTACTTCGCGTGGAACCTGCCCCTGCAGCGCGACTACGTCTTCAACGACACGAACTCGTCGGACGCGCTCATGGAGCAGCGCCCCCATGCGGCGTGA
- a CDS encoding phosphatase PAP2 family protein, with protein sequence MTSRSLAKTPAFIWLVTLLAMGHLMLVTATGRLRWDHVAADAALLGVAWAGPRTRRFLFGGFPLWLTGMLLDSQGLWLFLRGPIHTGDLWVWETQWFPAPGGVNWPQWWSTRSNVLLDLLCGFAYAAYLYEVFLMAIFFFVKKDARFEKLCWAFLVVNALGVVTYLLYPAAPPWYILDYGPGPANLAALPSPAGTARFDALLGIHYFAGFYARNPNVFGAMPSLHAAYPFMVMLFVWRDGWKWRVATGAFALLVAFSAVYLTHHYVLDVLAGLAFALAAFLVVELAFSRKSAPMTVSLPLTPGGDTRA encoded by the coding sequence ATGACCTCCCGCTCGCTCGCTAAGACTCCGGCGTTCATCTGGCTCGTCACCCTGTTGGCGATGGGCCATTTGATGCTGGTGACGGCCACCGGTCGGCTCCGGTGGGACCACGTCGCGGCGGACGCCGCGCTGCTGGGGGTGGCCTGGGCGGGCCCCCGCACGCGTCGGTTCCTCTTCGGCGGGTTCCCCCTGTGGCTGACCGGCATGCTGCTGGACAGCCAGGGGCTCTGGCTGTTCCTGCGCGGCCCCATCCACACAGGTGACTTGTGGGTGTGGGAGACGCAGTGGTTCCCCGCCCCGGGCGGTGTCAACTGGCCCCAGTGGTGGAGCACCCGCTCGAACGTCCTGTTGGACCTGCTGTGCGGCTTCGCCTACGCGGCCTACCTTTACGAAGTCTTCTTGATGGCCATCTTCTTCTTCGTGAAGAAGGACGCGCGCTTCGAGAAGCTGTGCTGGGCCTTCCTGGTGGTGAACGCCCTGGGCGTGGTCACCTACCTGCTCTATCCGGCCGCGCCACCCTGGTACATCCTGGATTACGGCCCGGGCCCCGCCAACCTGGCCGCCCTGCCCAGCCCCGCGGGCACGGCGCGCTTCGATGCCCTGTTGGGTATCCACTACTTCGCCGGCTTCTACGCGCGCAATCCCAACGTGTTCGGCGCCATGCCCTCGCTGCACGCGGCCTACCCCTTCATGGTGATGCTGTTCGTGTGGAGGGATGGGTGGAAGTGGCGGGTGGCCACCGGGGCGTTCGCCCTGCTCGTCGCATTCTCCGCCGTCTATTTGACGCACCACTATGTCCTGGACGTGCTCGCGGGCCTCGCCTTCGCGCTCGCCGCCTTCCTGGTGGTGGAGCTCGCGTTCTCGCGCAAGAGCGCGCCCATGACTGTTTCGCTGCCGCTGACACCTGGAGGGGACACCCGTGCTTGA